Genomic window (Procambarus clarkii isolate CNS0578487 chromosome 87, FALCON_Pclarkii_2.0, whole genome shotgun sequence):
cgcataaagcttaacagtagtttatttactaacttaaccactaatacaaagggtgcttgatttactttagattggcgtcagaaaggctatggttgcattagcgagactcttgacatctggctaatcgattcggatccactcgtggagaaacttaacacaattgacagccaatcattaacacggcaaacctaactgccggtatacaaagggatcacaagagttccaaccggatactcgggtaatgatatgcaataaatcacaaaaactgtcaatgggacaggcaataacatgcacaataataataccACACAATAACcaagtgtgtggtgtatgtgaagctcacattcacagacgagtgtaatgtcgtgataccacagcagataaacacacacacaccgtcgggtgtcttcacctatacctgtgtcaggtatgagaaggtgagaactgtggttggtcCCTCagatccaacacacacacacaataaaacaatgacaagatcttgtacttacaggtaggctACCTCTCTTGAATAAGAgaggatctacaaagtcatgtcccTCTCTTGAATAAGAGAGGTAGCCTACTGGAACATGGAActctcaggcacatttatgcaagaactcgtaggtggcctgacagctggtttcggcgacaggctttcccacaaaccgtacATGACAAGgagggtactcgcaggagggcgcgctgtatgtcaatagacacatgcacacacacttgATAGCACTGGTGGCGAGTAAGGTGCTGACGTCACGTAGTACCGTGAGGCAGGGCGGCTGGCGGCTCGAGGCTAggctaaatttaaattttaaattttgccccgaggggcaaaAGCCActcacaggttacttaggcagcggcactccttagttcactctaggtcactcataGACGATCTCTATTTGTCACCAGGGATTacttgataccagtctgtttcactctggtgatttgtcactaggcttctaaACAATATAGTCACGATCGCGATTCAGGGAGAACattggtatatcgaaaagacgccGAGTTTAACTTGATGGTGAGGAATGGACAGTGTTCTTCTGTCTATTgaccgatagacagaacaggacacgtcctctgCATACGGGCTCCCTCACATGAATGCTCTTGCCAGCAGCTGTAGGGCATCTCGTGGGACACACACaagggattacaatttgaccaatggcattgcagcaaaagagcgggaaccaatcatattgatcgtttcctgatcagtagcagaggtgacgtcatgaacacgtcacgaccacgtcacagttgttattctccatcgcgcTGGTTGAGGCTGACACCAGAGGTCAGATCTGTCGCCTCTCTGGCGTCCTCTCCCTCTCACGCTTCGCACCTCCTATGTGTACTCTCTGACCCTAGTGGCAAGTAggcttaacttccctgtatctatTTCCTGTCcgaacatacggcggcctccgtattataaacgtattcctggttaagtgagcatcctggagatacccaacatggcagtttactatccagggttaacagagatagagCTTGTGCATGAGatgggtgcactgtgcactgcaatgagccattcaagtcagctgtggggtaatcttgagagaccatactCTTACACTAACTaattccctgcccccccccccccccacacacacacccaggaagcagctccgtaacagctgtctaactcccaggtacctattttctgctaggtaacaggggcatcggggtgaaagaaattttgccaatttgtttctgcctggtccgggaatagaacccgggccacagaattaagagtcctgcgcgctatctactCAGCTACGAGCTGGCTACATTCTTACACAAGAACGTAGGTTCTTGTGTAAAAACTGGATCTAATTACATATTGACTTGCCGAAGACGTGAGTGATGAGGGGGTTGTTGTGGTTGGCAGTGTGTACTCTTCCCGGCcgacaggggagccggtcggccgagcggacagcacgcgggacttgtggtcctgggttcgatcccaggacgccggcgagaaacaatggacacagtttctttcaccctatgcccctgttacctagcagtaaaataggtacctgggtgttagtcagctgttacgggctgcttcctgggggtggaggcctggtcgaggaccgggccgcggggacactaaaaccccgaaatcatctcaagataacctcaagataacctccacccCCACCTGTTGGCAGAGGTGGAGAACGATGCGCCTTATAACAAGCGCTATTCTTGGGTTCTATATTCAACTATATTGTCCTATCATAAGCACTAACGATAACAAACTATCAATTGAACGTTGTAACAGTGTGAAAGGTAAGGAGGAATGGGTCTAAAGCGTTTAATATACGCATGGGTCCTTAGTTATGGCATTAGCACCCATTGACAATATGGTATCTGCACCTCTGTCGATTCCTCTCCCCAATGTTATTTTATAGTCTGTCTTAAATTCCACTTGGCATACTTGAAAAAAAATAGTGGAATCATAAGTAACTACTACTGTATTCCTACTGTAGTAACATCTTGGCTACTGGAAAATTGGTTTAGCATGTAATACTAACTTGACTCCAAATGTACTTCAGTTTATTGGAGTGTGTTTCTaaactataaataaaaatatggTCAGAGGTGTTTAGCTAACTCCTTGAAATCTTAACTTCATGAACCATCTGTTAGTATTGTGGGTCGGGTTTCTTCCTATCGTACAAAATTAGATTATAAATATACAAACATTTGTaacgtgaacaaatccacaagggtcgtgacgaggattcgaacctgcgtctgagagcatcccagacgctgtcttaatcgactgagctacgacatggttaaagaaTTACAACAAGAAATTCTActcaatttacttggatcctgcagcctctccgagacacaaaacaggattttacacaactcccccctgcactcgagctatgtcaataggtcgttctacctcttcgcccttacttcattacacacagaaatcacaatagtgtgatatatcaaatgtgCCCAGTGGGCAAAATATGCTAACGTTGATTTAATATGGAAAAAGGTTTGATAAACACGACTCTGGCGCCGCCGCCGCCGTGCCACCTCGACCTGTGAACGTCTGCGGTGATAGGAGAAAATTTATTAAGAGTTGCGCATCATAAAGGTTAATAACTTTCACATTTGAAATCGAAATAACATTGAGGAAACCTTTAGGCCGCGTCTGATGTGACCCCCACGACGCTGGTTCGATTCCTCAGTCCTGCTCCAAACCTGTCttaattcagcccgtcctcctaagatttccccagcgtcaagaaaataGTAAGTTTAAAGTGTCctttcctaacctgccagaggacccataacagaaaacgggacagtacgtcacttccgCGAGCCGCttctagtacgaccattttttggccgtatgtaacgcatacgatcgaaatacgacgttctttgtaagaggacaggttgcttgatcaCTTAATACGCTGTAAGTGACTTAATTACAGCGGTCAAGGGCAACTGTGCTGTTAATCACTCATTCACATATAAGCAAGGTTTGTGTGAATGATGTCTTCGAGTATGAATGAGAGGCTGTTAACTTGATCTgtgcaattatatgctgtacagaTTACTAATCGTGTTCTTtaactagggtgtgtgtgtgtgtgtgtgtgtgtgtgggtgtgtgtcttgtgggtgtgtgtcttgtgggtgtgtgtcttgtgtgtgtgtgtgtgtgtgtgtgtgggtgtgtgtgtcttgtgtgtgtgtgcgtgtgtgtgtgcgtgtgggtgtgtgtcttgtgtgcgtgtgggtgtgtgtcttgtgtgtgggtgggtgtgtcttgtgtgtgggtgggtgtgtgtgtgtacccgcctatttgtgcttgcggggttgagctttggctctttggtcccgcctctcagccgtcaatcaaccggtgtacagattcctgagcctacacacacacacacacacacacacacacacacacacacacacacacacacacacacacacacacacacacacacacacacacacacacactcctgtgtgtgtgtgtgtgtgtgtgtgtgtgtgtgtgtgtgtgtgtgtgtgtgtgtgtgtgtgtgtgtgtgtgtgtgttcactgggGTAcactaatataaataaaattggtaTATTTGAAGCAGCATTAATgggacggttatcttgagattatttcggggcttagcgtccccgcggcccggtcctcgaccaggcctcgttttagttacacaccctcaggaagcagcccgtaacagctgtctaactcccaggtacctctttactgctaggtaacggggcatcagggtgaaagaaactttttgtccatttgtcgccacctccaccggggatcgaacccggaacctcaggactacgaatccgaaacgcagtccacccagctgtcaggcgccagttaaggatttgtgcctagTAAATCCTTCCCGCCCAGGATACGATATagaactacgggctcgccatagcctgtgctactggaactttttgttccaggtagcgaatcttaaacaacaaccaggatacgaacccaggacacagAGCTCGCGAACCGCCAGGCGAGCATCTTaccactaccttgaggttacattgaggtgcttccggggcttagcgtccccgcggcccggtcgtcgaccaggcctcctggttgccggactgatcaaccaggctgttggacgcggctgctcgcagcctgacgtacgagtcacagcctggttgatcactacGCCACGGGAACTGCATATTAGCAGAAGAGAAATTATCAGCGTATTGTGCATGGTAGACTCGTGAGCAAATGAAAGCATCCACGAATTTGAATAGTTTAATAGTTATATTCTGTGGTAAGATGCCCAACTGACACGTCAGAAAATACCGGaactgacgacgtttcggtccgtcctggaccattaggtCGCGAGGTTTATCATTTCTGTTAAAGAAAGgcccatacgaggagctgcccaatatgtttatttgtgatgtgtgtctatgtatatattatcacgttgtactgaatggggtgagaatagcttgagctacctcatccctttgtgtgtattttacctcaataaacttatttcaatttcaggagctgcctcgtatgggccaataggccttctgcagttacctttatgttcttattcctattactctcCCCTTTATTACATCTTAcctttcgtaccttttgccttgctctttcTTCCTCTTAAGATTGTCTTTTTCTCGCCCTTTTCCCTTCCTTTTTctttgcccttgttacctagcagtaaaataggtacctgggtgttagtcagctgtcacgggctgcttcctgggggtggaggcctggtcgaggaccgggccgcggggacactaaaaaaccccaaaatcatctcaagataacctcaagataacctctctcttgcctatgtaTTGTCCTTCGCCTCCTTCcctaatcacaatcgacttgagaatggtccaggacggatcgaaacgtcgtcgtcccttcattttctagtgtgtggtctggtcaacacatttcTATTAAAAATAATGTGGGCCCGGGGTTTTTCTGCGTGGGGGCCCGGTTTTTTCTGCGTGGGGGCCCGGGTTTTTCTGCGTGGGGGCCCGGGTTTTTCTGCGTGGGGGCCCGGGTTTTTCTGCGTGGGGGCCCGGGGTTTTTCTGCGTGGGGGCCCGGGGTTTTCTGCGTGGGGGCCCGGGGTTTTTCTGCGTGGGGGCCCGGTTTTTTCTGCGTGGGGGCCCGGGGTTTTTCTGCGTGGGGGCCCGGTTTTTTCTGCGTGGGGGCCCGGGGTTTTTCTGCGTGGGGGCCCGGGGTTTTTCTGCGGGGGGCCCGGGGTTTTTCTGCGTGGGGGCCCGGGGTTTTTCTGCGTGGGGGCCTGGGTTTTTCTGCGTGGGGGGCCGGGTTTTTCTGCGTGGGGGCCCGGGGTTTTTCTGCGTGGGGGCCCGGGTTTTTCTGCGTGGGGGGCCGGGTTTTTCTGCGTGGGGGCCCGGGTTTTTCTGCGTGGGGGCCCGGGGTTTTTCTGCGGGGGGCCCGGGGTTTTTCTGCGTGAGCCCGGGGTTTTTCTGCGTGGGGGCCCGGGGTTTTTCTGCGGGGGGCCCGGGGTTTTTCTGCGTGGGCCCGGGGTTTTTCTGCGTGGGGGCCCGGGGTTTTTCTGCGTGGGGGCCCGGGGTTTTCTGCGTGGGGGCCCGGGGTTTTTCTGCGTGGGGGCCCGGGGTTTTCTGCGTGGGGGCCCGGGGTTTTTCTGCGTGGGGGCCCGGGGTTTTTCTGCGTGGGGGCCCGGGGTTTTTCTGTGCGGGCCCGGGTTTTCTGCGCCCGGATCCTCCACATCCACCCGAACGGCAAATCCCCTCGGTTTCCCCACCTT
Coding sequences:
- the LOC123746983 gene encoding uncharacterized protein, which encodes MWRIRAQKTRARTEKPRAPTQKNPGPPRRKTPGPHAENPGPPRRKTPGPHAENPGPPRRKTPGPHAEKPRAHAEKPRAPRRKTPGPHAEKPRAHAEKPRAPRRKTPGPHAEKPGPPRRKTRPPTQKNPGPHAEKPRAPTQKNPAPHAEKPRPPRRKTPGPHAEKPRAPRRKTPGPHAEKPRAPTQKKPGPHAEKPRAPTQKKPGPHAEKPRAPTQKTPGPHAEKPRAPTQKNPGPHAEKPGPPRRKTRAPTQKKPGPHAEKPRAHIIFNRNVLTRPHTRK